The nucleotide window CGAGGCCGTTGAGGAAGGCACCGACCGAGGCGGCCCTAAGCGGTTCGTTACCGAGCGCGAGCAGGGCCCCGACGAGGCCGGCCAAGACGTCGCCCGTTCCACCGGTCGTCATGCCCCTGTTGCCTGTCCTGTTGTACTTCCAGGTTTCACCGTCGCTTATGATGTCGTATGCCCCTTTGAGGAGGATTACACCGCCAATTTTCCCGGCCTTCTCCTTGACCAGCTCTGCCCGCTCAATCAGCTCCTCCGGGGGCTTGACGCCGAAGAGGGCTTTGAACTCACCTGCGTGGGGCGTTAGGACGAAGGTCTTACCCTTGAGAACGCCCAAATCCTCTGCTATCGCTTTTAATCCGTCCGCATCGATGACCATCGGCTTCTCACAGCGTGCCACAAAGGCCCTCACGAACTCCTTAGTCTCCTCGGCGAGACATATTCCGGGCCCGATGACGACTGCATCTGCTTTCTCGGCCAGCTCGAGCAGGTTATCAAGGTGCTCGGTCGAGAAGTTCCCGCCCGGGAAGGGCCGGAGAATCAGGTCCGGGTCGCTTATCCTCTTCGCAGGTTCAGCAGGCATCGCGAGGTAAACGAGGTCAACGATGTAGCTCGCCCCCCTGGAGGCGAGGTACGGTGCGCCGTAATAGCTTGAGCTACCACCGATGACGAGCAGTCTGCCGTTCTGTCCCTTGTGCTGGCCCCTCTTCCTGAGCGCGAACTTGGCATCACCCGGCCCGACGAGGTGGTAGAGCTCCCTGGGATATCCTATCTTAACTACAACCCTCTCAAAGCCCTCATACTCCTCCTTGTCCCACTGGAAGGTGACGGCGAAGTCAGCTTTAACGCGAACCTCCGATGGGTAACCGCTCGGCAGGTCGACGCTAACTATCTTTGCCTTTCCGGCGTACTCATTTATTTTCTGGATTGCCGAGCGTACCGGCTCTCTCGGCTCGCCCCTCGTGCCCGCTCCGAGGAGGGCATCGACGATGACGTCGTAACCGTTCAGGTCGAGGGACCTTATGTAGGCGGAATCTTTGAGAACCTTGATTTTCACGAAGTCGAGGCCCTTCAGGATTTCCCAGTTGTGCCTAGCTTCCTCGCTCCTTATCTTAGCCTCGTCGCCAACCAGAAAAACCGTGACGTCGTTCTCGAAGCTAAGATGCCTCGCGGCGACGAAGCCGTCCCCGCCGTTGTTTCCGGTTCCCGAGAAGACCGCAATCCTGAGACCCTTTCCAAAGCGCTCCTCTATCGTTCTCGCGACGCCGGCGCCGGCGTTCTCCATAAGCTGGTAGGGGGTTATGCCGAGCCACTTAGCGTTTATGTCCCATACGTAAACGTCCTCGATTCTCATGTTATCACCTGGAATAATTGAGGGTCCCTCCCATTAAATCATTTTCATTGTTTGTTTGATAAGGATAAACCCCAAAAGCAGAAGGGAGCCATACCAGAAGATAACCCAAGACAGAAAAACGAGGACTGTTTGAAGGGAAATTCCGCTCAGGAGAACGCCTGGAAATTCGAGAACAACAGCGAGAACGACGTAGACTGTTAAAAGATACTTCAACGATGGGCGGTTGTTGGCGACACCCATTAGGAGTTCCCACCCACTCATAAAAGCCACGTAGCCAGTCCAAGCAAGGCCGGGCAGTTTTCCAAAAATCAAGAAGTTGTACATTACTGTGAGAAGGAGGGGATAACTGAAGGCTGAGATCCTTATGAAAAGCCTTAAAAAGATAAGGAGCCGGATTTTCGACATCTTCATCTCCTCTCTCGCAGGGTTTCTAGAGACCTTTTGTAATCCCCCTCCGAATAGAGCACAAGGTAAACCTTCTTCACGCTTCTCGCTTGTCTCGAAAACTCCTCAACGGTTTCTTTGAACGTTCTAACTACCTCCTCAAGGGGACAGCCGTAGATCCCGGCGCTTATCGCGGGAAATGCTATAGTCTTGACGCCCAGCTCGTCGGCCTTCTTTAAGGCCCCCATTATGGCCTTTTTGAGCTTCTCTTTCTTGTCTCCGTCCCAGCGGCCGCCGCAGTACGGGCCGACCGTGTGGATGACATACTTGATCCCATATTTTTCAAGCCTCATCGCCGGGGTAACGACCACCTCGCCGTGCTCGAACGAGTCCTTTCCGAGTTGCTCCCTCATGGCCTCTTTGCTTATTCTGATGTACTCGCGGACGTTTCTGGCCGCCGCTTTGGCTATCGCGTAGGCAACCCCTCCGCCGTGCTCAAGGTATTTGTTCGCGGCGTTCACAATAGCCTCCGCCGGGAAACGGGTTATATCGCCCCTTACCACCTCAAACTCCATTCTCCATCCCCTAGGGAGATCGTTCTTCTCTCTTTAAACCCTTTTTCAATGGACACTTTTAGACATCAGAGCAATCGTTTCGACAAAAATCTATATATACCGCTTTGTCCTTAGGTATATATTGAGGCCCCTTTGTGCCATAAAATAAGATGTGGAGGTTGTGATTGTGGCAAGGAAAAAGAGACTTGACAAGGATCTCATTGACCTCGCGATGGAGATCGGAGGCGAGGAGGCGGTTGAGATAGTCAAGGCTCTCGCGGAGCGGAAGGACGCCACCGACGAAGAGCTTGCGGAGAGCACTGGAATACGAATAAACACCGTTCGAAAGGTTCTCTACACCCTTTACGACATGGGACTCGCCGATTTTAAGCGCATACGCGACAAGGAAACGGGCTGGTACTACTATTACTGGAACCTCGATCTCAGGAGACTGCCAGACATTATGCGGGCCAGGAAAATGGAAGAGCTCAAGAAGCTGAAGAAAATGCTCGAGGAGGAATCGGGAGCGATCTACTACTGGTGCGGCAACCCGGGGCATCCGAGGCTGACCTTCGACGAGGCCATGGAGTACGAGTTCCAGTGCCCCATATGCGGTGAAATCCTGATGCAGTACGACAACAGTGAGATAATCGAGGATCTCAAGCGAAGGATCGAGGAGCTTGAACTCGAACTCGGATTGAAGAAATCAAAGAAGGCCAAGAAATCCTCAGGGAAGTCTGGAAAATCTGGAAAGTCCTCGAGGGGCAAATCCAGAAAATCCTCAAAGGCAACCTCCAAGGCGGCAGAGGCCGCCGCGTGATTTGAATTGGAACGGTTTAATGAACTTCGGGGATGGTGAAGATGGAAGAAGTGGTTATTCTTGAGAAGGTTTACGGGGACAGGAGCGGTTTTGACAAGCTCCACAGGAAGCTCCGCTCCCTTCTGGGAGATTTGGAGGTCGAGTGGAAGCTATCGGCAACGACCAAGAACTGGGTCAAGGTCAGCCTCAGCGGTGAGGACGAGGAAATCAGCGCGAACCTTGTCAGGGACGAGTTTGGCGAGGTTCCCTACAGCCTCAAGAACATCGAAGTCGGAAAGACCTACAGGGGACGCTTCATAGACCTCGGCAAAGTCGGCTACGGCGCCTACGTTGACATTGGAATCTTCAAGCCGAAGCCCAAGGACGCGCTGATTCCGCTCTACTACCTCAAGAAAACCTTCGGGGACATGCCTGTAAGGCAGATGATTCGGGAGTTCGGCTGGGTGGACAACCTGCCCGTCGAGGTCGAGGTGACGGACGTCGAGTTCGGCGCCAGGGAAGTGGAGTTAGCCTTCAGCGACGCCCAGCTGAAGAGGATTAAGGAGTGGCTGAGCGACGGTTACGACAAGCTCTTCATAACTGGGACGATAAGCGAGAAGGTTGAGGAGGCGCTCATCAAGACGGGCCACGGCAGGGACGTCAGGAGAATGGAGGAGCTCGGCTTAATGGAAACCCTACTCGTCCTCAAGAAGGGAACCCAGGCCCCGGGAATCATCAAGGCCCTCGGTCCCCACCTGAAGGGAGCAGTTTTCGGCGCAATCAAGTTTTAGCCGGTTCCCTCTTTGGTATTACCCTTCCCGTGTCCCTTGAGTGGAAGACGAGCCTGACGGATAAAACCGTGAGGGTTATCGCCGCGTAGGGGAGCAGCCTGGCGGTTGAGAGGGATCCCGTCAGGAAGACGAGGAGAAGGAGTATCAAAAACGGGGTTGGTCCCTTGCTGTTTCTCAGTATCGTCACGATTGTTTTTGTCTTGAAAAGAATTGCATACACTATCAGCGTAACCGGCAGGAGGAGCTGGGGTGCAACGTCTTTCCAGTTCATGGACTCCCTGAATCCGGGCCGTATCAGCCCCCTGCTGACCGCGAAGCCGACCCCAAACAGCACGAGGGTTACGTAAATGAGGTTTCTTCTTCTCCGGGGGAAAGTTAACACAAATGCCGCCGGCAGTACCGCGTTCCAGGGTTCCATGGCTATCGCAACGACGGTGAAGAGCGCGAGGAGCATCGTCTGGAGAAGGGACTGAAGGGCTCTCGGAGAGAATACAAGGGACGTCATTACCGAAAGTGAAAGGACGAAGGCAGTTATTCCGATCAGTTCCGGTTTGGGAGGGTAGATAAGATTCCTGAAGAAGGGTGCCGAGAAGAGCATGCCGAAGATGAGGAATCCAAGCTCGCGGGAGCGACGCGGGGTTGAATAGTAAATCCCGGTCACGAGAAGGAGGAGCAGGAAAAGGTAGAGGTAAAAGGCCGTTTCCACGGGGATCGAGCGGTGAATACCGAGTTTGTGGTAGAAATCACGGACAACGGCCAGAAACGGGTTCATATTGGGGACTCCCGAGTTCATTATCCACACGGCGATTGTTGAGACCGAGAGGAGGTAGAAGATGTGGGCGTACTCGCCCGATCCCTCCAGGTGGATTGTAACGAGGGCGACCGTTGTGAGGGCCGCTCCGAGGAAGAGGGCGAGTCTGATGGGGGAAAACGTCACTCCCTGCGACCTCATGCGAAAAGTGCCTTCCGCTGAGGCTGGATTCACGAGTAAGAGTGCCGTTACAAGGCCTATCAGGATCACTATTAACGCCGCCTCGGTGCTCTTTCTCATTTGATCCCCCGGGACAGTAGGTATAATTCATTAAAAACTTAATGTAGCCTGGTCCAGCGCGGCCCCATCGCAACGGCTCCCGCCGGCCTGAGCCGCGCCCGGAGAAGAATGGGTGAGGGGCTTAAAAATCACTCGGTTTTCTCCTGCCCCTCGTTTTTACCCTTGAGCTCCTCGAGCTTCTTCACGAGCCTCTCAGCTATTTCCATGAAGGCCTTGGCCGCTGGGGTGTCGCCGTAGAGCACTATGGGAATCCCCGCATCGCTGGCTTCCCTCGCCTTGAGGTCTATTGGGACTTCACCGAGGAAATCAACTCCCTCCTTCTCGGCGAGCTTCTTGCCGCCACCTTTGCCGAAGAGGTCGATCTCGTTGCCGCAGTGCGGGCAGATGAGGTAGCTCATGTTCTCGACGACCGCGATGTAGGGCACTTCCATCTTCTTCATCATGTTCACTGCCTTGCCGGTGTCAAGTAAAGCAACCTCCTGCGGAGTAGTGACGATGACAGCGGCGTCGAGCTGGACGTTCTGAACGACCGTCAGGATTTCGTCACCGGTCCCCGGTGGAAAGTCGATTATCATGAAGTCGAGCTCGCCCCACTTGACGTCGCCGAGGAGTTGTTTGATGGCCTTGGTAACGAGGGCACCGCGCCAGATTATCGGCTGGTCCTCGGGGACGAGGAAGCCCATGCTCATGACCTTAATCGGCGTTATCTGGCCGAGGAAGTCGTTCATGGGCGGGAGCATCTCAAAGCGGCCGTCCTCCATACGCTCGGCTAAAACGTCTGCCTTGTCAACGCCGAGCATTTTAGCGACGTTGGGCCCGTGTATGTCCGCGTCGAGCAGGCCGACGTAGTAGCCCTTCTTCGCGAGGGCAGCCGCGAGGTTCACCGCGACGGTGCTCTTTCCAACGCCGCCCTTGCCGCTGAGAACCGCTATCTTGTACTTCCACTTCTCCTGCTTCTCCTTTATCCTCTGGGTCAGCGGGTCGGTACCGAGACCGGGAACGTTGAGCGTTGGAGCCTTAATCGTCATCTCACACCACCGGCTCAGGTTGATCTTTGGGCTTAAAAGCTTTGTCCAGAAAAAGGGCAGTAATGGTCAAAAATGGGTAAAATCAGCGCATCTCGAAGCCTTCTAAAGCTTTTTTCACTTCTTCCACGCTCGCCTCATCTTCCAGCGTTGAGAGGTCGCCGAGTCCCTTTCCGCTGGCGAGGGCCTTTAGGACGCGACGCATTATCTTCCCGCTCCTCGTCTTCGGCAGTTTGTTGACGAAGAATACCTCCGCCGGAGCCGCTATCGGTCCGAGGGTTTCCCTGACGTAGTCTATGAGTTCCTTCTTCAGGCTCTCCCTCGGAACGCAGTTCTCCTTGAGGATTACAAAAGCCACCGGCACTTCGCCCTTAATCTCGTCGGGCCTTCCGATTACTGCCGCCTCGGCAACTGCCGGGTGGAGGACCAAAGCATGCTCTATCTCGGCCGTCCCAATTCTGTGGCCCGAAACGTTAAGCACCTCGTCGGCCCTGCCGAATATCCAGAAGTAGCCCTCGTCGTCTTTCATCGCATAGTCAGCTGGATAGTAAATCCAGATTCCCTCGTCGGGCCTGCTGAAGCGCTTCCAGTAGGTCCTAATGTAGCGCTCGTCGTCGCCCCAGATTCCGAGGAGCATTCCCGGCCAGGGCTTCTTTATCACGAGGTAACCGCGCTCGTTCGGCTCCGCCAGACTTCCATCGGCCCTGAGAACGTCAGCATCGACGCCGAGGCCCGGAAAAGTAGCCGAGCCGGGCTTAAGCGGGGGCAACTGTATCCCAGCAGAGGGATAAATCATGTAGCCACCGGTCTCGGTCTGCCACCAAGTGTCGATTATCGGGCACCTTCCACCGCCAACGACTTCATAGTACCACTTCCAGGCCCTCGGGTTAATCGGCTCGCCGACCGAACCGAGGAGCCTTAAACTTGAGAGGTCGTGCTTCTTCACCCACTCGTCGCCGTAGCGCATGAGCATTCTGATTGCTGTTGGGGCTGTGTAGAATATCGTTACCCCGTGCTTCTCCACCAGCTCCCAGGGCCTGTCGGGCTTTGGATAGTTCAAGGCACCTTCGTACATCATCACGGTCAGGCCGAGCGTTAAGGGCCCGTAGACGAGGTAACTGTGGCCCGTTATCCAGCCAACATCTGCGGTGTTCCAGAAGAGGTCGCTCTCGGTTATTCCCCACGCCCACTCCATCGTCTTTGCCACGTAGACGAGGTAGCCGCCGGTGGAGTGGACGATTCCCTTGGGCTTTCCGGTTGTTCCACTCGTGTAGAGGATGAATAACGGGTGGTTGCTCTCGACCGGAACGGGCTCAACGTAGCGCTCGGCCCCGTCGAGGAGTTCGTTCCAGTCGTAGTCCCTGCCCTCGACCATGTTGACGCCGTTCTCCTCCCTCCTGAGGACGACGACGCTTTCGACGCTCGGCGTTTCGAGGAGGGCCTTGTCAACTATCTCCTTGAGGTTGAGCTTCTTACCGCGCCTGTAGAGGTAGTCTGCCGTTATTACGACCTTGGCTTTGGCGTCGTTGATTCTCGTTGCTAATGCTTCCGCCGAGAAGCCGGAGAAGACGACGCTGTGAATCGCTCCAATCCTCGCGCTGGCGAGCATTGCTATGACAACCTCCGGGACGAGGGGCATGTAGATGACGACCCTGTCGCCCTTCTCGACGCCGAGGTTTTTCAGGGCCGAGGCAAAGCGGTTCACCTCGCGGTAGAGCTCGTAGTAGGTGAGCGTTCTCGTCTCACCGCGCTCGCTCTCCCAGATTATCGCGGCCCGGTTTCTCTTTCCTGCCTTAACGTGCCTGTCGAGGGCGTTGTAGCTCGCGTTGAGCTGACCTCCGACGAACCAGCGGAAGAAGGGCGCCTTTGAGTCGTCGAGGACCTTCTCCCAGGTCTTGAACCAGTCGAGAACCTTCGCCTGCTCTGCCCAGAACTCCTCGATGTTCTCTATGGACTTCCTGTGCTCCTCCCTGAAGGCTTTCATCGGCAGGTATCTCTCCTTGAGGAATCCTTCGCCTATCTGCATGCTACCACCCCGCTTCTCAGAAATGGGAATTAGGAAACCTTAAAATTCTTTCGTTGATTGTCAAAGTGATGGACGACAAAAGTCGAAAAAGAGTTAGGGGGAACTAATTAGCCGAACGCCGAAATCATAATAGCCGTTCGTCGAAACAAAGGTGTGAGGAGTCCTAATTGACAAAGAATCGCCGAAAGATTCCGAAAAAATCCCGCAAATGTTTACAAAAATGTGTAAAAACACGAGAAGGCAACGTCAGACTGCCAAAAGCTCTCCGAATGTGTTCATCCGTTGATTATCCTCCAGAGTTCTTCTATCTGCCCTATCGGCTCAACTTCCTTGCCCTTCAGGCCCTCGAGTATGAAGTTCTGGTCGAAGGGAATTACAACGTCGGGCTTGACCGGCAGTTCCTCCACGACGCCGGGCAGGGCTTTGTTGAGAACGAGGACGTGCTTCAGGCCGAGGCTCTCGCTCAGCGCTTTTATCTTCTTCGAAAGCTCTATGGACTCGGCCGATGGCTCTGCGACGTCGATGACAACGTCAACGTACCTGTCAACGCCCCTTCCGAAGTGCTCTATGCCCGCCTCGGTGTCTACGATGATGACCTCGTTCTCCTTCAGCTTTATGCCCTCGAGGAGCTTTCTGGCAAGGAATCCATAGGGGCAGGCACAGCCCTCTTCAGCCTCTTCAATCTTCCCGATTGTCAGAACGGCGAGGTTGCCCTTCCTGGCCAGAATCTCCTCAGGAATCTCGTCGAGCGTCCAGTTGAAGAGCTCTTCGTCGAGTTCACCCTGTCCTTCAGCCGCCATGAGGATTTTGGCTCTCTTCTTCCCTCCGAGGTGCTCGGCGAGGGTTTTCACCTTCGGGAGGCCGAGCATCCGGTAAAGGCCCGGGTTGGACTCGTCAGCATCTATTATTAGCACGCGGTAGCCTTTTCCGGCCAGATACTTGCCGAGCATCGCGCTTATCGTGCTCTTTCCACAGCCGCC belongs to Thermococcus sp. AM4 and includes:
- a CDS encoding bifunctional ADP-dependent NAD(P)H-hydrate dehydratase/NAD(P)H-hydrate epimerase encodes the protein MRIEDVYVWDINAKWLGITPYQLMENAGAGVARTIEERFGKGLRIAVFSGTGNNGGDGFVAARHLSFENDVTVFLVGDEAKIRSEEARHNWEILKGLDFVKIKVLKDSAYIRSLDLNGYDVIVDALLGAGTRGEPREPVRSAIQKINEYAGKAKIVSVDLPSGYPSEVRVKADFAVTFQWDKEEYEGFERVVVKIGYPRELYHLVGPGDAKFALRKRGQHKGQNGRLLVIGGSSSYYGAPYLASRGASYIVDLVYLAMPAEPAKRISDPDLILRPFPGGNFSTEHLDNLLELAEKADAVVIGPGICLAEETKEFVRAFVARCEKPMVIDADGLKAIAEDLGVLKGKTFVLTPHAGEFKALFGVKPPEELIERAELVKEKAGKIGGVILLKGAYDIISDGETWKYNRTGNRGMTTGGTGDVLAGLVGALLALGNEPLRAASVGAFLNGLAGDLVKEELGENFTALELAKRIPKAIKWVEEF
- a CDS encoding [protein ADP-ribosylglutamate] hydrolase, with product MEFEVVRGDITRFPAEAIVNAANKYLEHGGGVAYAIAKAAARNVREYIRISKEAMREQLGKDSFEHGEVVVTPAMRLEKYGIKYVIHTVGPYCGGRWDGDKKEKLKKAIMGALKKADELGVKTIAFPAISAGIYGCPLEEVVRTFKETVEEFSRQARSVKKVYLVLYSEGDYKRSLETLRERR
- the tfe gene encoding transcription factor E — protein: MARKKRLDKDLIDLAMEIGGEEAVEIVKALAERKDATDEELAESTGIRINTVRKVLYTLYDMGLADFKRIRDKETGWYYYYWNLDLRRLPDIMRARKMEELKKLKKMLEEESGAIYYWCGNPGHPRLTFDEAMEYEFQCPICGEILMQYDNSEIIEDLKRRIEELELELGLKKSKKAKKSSGKSGKSGKSSRGKSRKSSKATSKAAEAAA
- a CDS encoding DUF2110 family protein; translated protein: MEEVVILEKVYGDRSGFDKLHRKLRSLLGDLEVEWKLSATTKNWVKVSLSGEDEEISANLVRDEFGEVPYSLKNIEVGKTYRGRFIDLGKVGYGAYVDIGIFKPKPKDALIPLYYLKKTFGDMPVRQMIREFGWVDNLPVEVEVTDVEFGAREVELAFSDAQLKRIKEWLSDGYDKLFITGTISEKVEEALIKTGHGRDVRRMEELGLMETLLVLKKGTQAPGIIKALGPHLKGAVFGAIKF
- a CDS encoding Mrp/NBP35 family ATP-binding protein — protein: MTIKAPTLNVPGLGTDPLTQRIKEKQEKWKYKIAVLSGKGGVGKSTVAVNLAAALAKKGYYVGLLDADIHGPNVAKMLGVDKADVLAERMEDGRFEMLPPMNDFLGQITPIKVMSMGFLVPEDQPIIWRGALVTKAIKQLLGDVKWGELDFMIIDFPPGTGDEILTVVQNVQLDAAVIVTTPQEVALLDTGKAVNMMKKMEVPYIAVVENMSYLICPHCGNEIDLFGKGGGKKLAEKEGVDFLGEVPIDLKAREASDAGIPIVLYGDTPAAKAFMEIAERLVKKLEELKGKNEGQEKTE
- the acs gene encoding acetate--CoA ligase, whose amino-acid sequence is MQIGEGFLKERYLPMKAFREEHRKSIENIEEFWAEQAKVLDWFKTWEKVLDDSKAPFFRWFVGGQLNASYNALDRHVKAGKRNRAAIIWESERGETRTLTYYELYREVNRFASALKNLGVEKGDRVVIYMPLVPEVVIAMLASARIGAIHSVVFSGFSAEALATRINDAKAKVVITADYLYRRGKKLNLKEIVDKALLETPSVESVVVLRREENGVNMVEGRDYDWNELLDGAERYVEPVPVESNHPLFILYTSGTTGKPKGIVHSTGGYLVYVAKTMEWAWGITESDLFWNTADVGWITGHSYLVYGPLTLGLTVMMYEGALNYPKPDRPWELVEKHGVTIFYTAPTAIRMLMRYGDEWVKKHDLSSLRLLGSVGEPINPRAWKWYYEVVGGGRCPIIDTWWQTETGGYMIYPSAGIQLPPLKPGSATFPGLGVDADVLRADGSLAEPNERGYLVIKKPWPGMLLGIWGDDERYIRTYWKRFSRPDEGIWIYYPADYAMKDDEGYFWIFGRADEVLNVSGHRIGTAEIEHALVLHPAVAEAAVIGRPDEIKGEVPVAFVILKENCVPRESLKKELIDYVRETLGPIAAPAEVFFVNKLPKTRSGKIMRRVLKALASGKGLGDLSTLEDEASVEEVKKALEGFEMR
- a CDS encoding P-loop NTPase, producing MKVLVSGKGGCGKSTISAMLGKYLAGKGYRVLIIDADESNPGLYRMLGLPKVKTLAEHLGGKKRAKILMAAEGQGELDEELFNWTLDEIPEEILARKGNLAVLTIGKIEEAEEGCACPYGFLARKLLEGIKLKENEVIIVDTEAGIEHFGRGVDRYVDVVIDVAEPSAESIELSKKIKALSESLGLKHVLVLNKALPGVVEELPVKPDVVIPFDQNFILEGLKGKEVEPIGQIEELWRIING